The following DNA comes from Chitinophaga nivalis.
TGGCAATGATTTTATCTTTAAAGAAATATGGAATGGCAATAGCAGCTAATAGTAAGACCACTAGCGTGATGGCCACAATTTTGAGGAGCTTTTTGAGCATAGGTTGTTCTTGTTTGTTTTGTGGGTGTGAAGGTAATATAATTTCGTGCAAAGGTGCAATGGGGTGGCAGTCTCCTGTCATTATACCGCCGTTGCCGGTGACAGTGCACAAAATATCCCTTATTTTTGCGGGAATCAGAATAATATATTTTTGATATGACACCAGAAAGAAGAGAACGATTACTGTCTGTATTACATAAGCGGCAGGGCGATTTAACGGTTGTACTGGAGAATGTGATGGACCCGCATAATATTTCTGCAGTGATGCGTACCTGTGATGCGGTGGGTATCCAGGAAATCTATGTATTGAATACCATCATTCCCCGGCACAGCAAGTGGGGTGCTAAAAGTAGTAGCAGCGCCGCCAAGTGGCTCACCATACATCAGTTTACCGATCTGGCGACATGCGTTGACGCATTGCGTAGCAAATATGATAAAATCCTCACCACGCATCTGGCTACAGATGCCGTGAGTTTATACGATATTGACTTTACCGGTTCTATTGCCCTGGTATTTGGGAATGAACATGGTGGTGTAAGTGAGGAGTTACGCGACCGGGCGGACGGTAACTTTATTATTCCACAGGTAGGCATTATTAAGTCACTGAATATTTCTGTTGCCTGTGCCGTGAGCATCTACGAAGCGATGCGTCAGAAGACTGTGGCCGGGCATTATGCGCAACCGGCATTACCACCATCACAGATGAACAGCCTCCTGGATGAATGGGGCTTACAAGATGAAGAATAAGTCTGGTAAAGGATCTCCCGGTGAATGAAAAAGTTTTCGACACCTGCACTGCATTCACCGGGATGATAGGACTGCTTGCTAATTTATCTTCCAAAAAATTTATATTAAATTTGTGAAGTTTGTTTGACCTTATTGTTTTATAGCTACCTTTGTTGCACTTTGAAAACAAATCCTAACGCCATGAAATTAATACAAGCCTAAACATACAGCCATTGGCTGTCGCATACTAGTCCCGATATCAATGTGAATATTTAATGTTCCCGAGTACACTGTGAGATACTGTCTGTTACAATTGTTTGTATACCTGTTGCTCGCATTCACTGGATTTTCCCAGCAGGTCGTGCTTTCTCCCGCCGCGGTAACCGATACCGGTTATTATTATGTGCATAAGGGATGTAAAGCTTTAGCCCCGGTGCCCGTGGCTTTATATGGAAGAAAAGAAGTGGTTGCTAAAATCCAGCCACACAAGCGCTTTGTGCCTGCTCCGGTACGCGAACCATGGATCACCGTGCATGGCAATGTTATGTATGATCTGTATTATCAGTCGCGTGTTGATACGCCTTATGCAGAGAAAGATATTCATCAGCATACCGTACAAACCACATTAGATATAACGATTAAAAACCAGTATCCTTTTCATATTGCTTTCAGTACACAGATGGGCAACTCTTCGCTGTTCCGGAATATCACCGGCGCAAACATGCAGTTCTTCAGCAAAGACATTAAAAATATGTTGCTGGCCCGCGCACGCGGATGGGAAGCCGGTAAGCTGAAACAACTGCAGGAGCTGGATAAGCTGCGAGGTAAACTGGATAGCCTGATGGATAGATTATCCGGTCTGCGCGGATGGCTGTCATCTCCCGTACAGATACAACGCCTGATAGAAGAAGAAGAGCGCCGGTTGTATGGCCGCAAAGATACCTTGCTGAATGCCCTGAAAGACGCTGTTACCCGTCCCGCTCAGCAATACGCCAACCTGGATGTGGAAGGGATTATCAAAAAACACCGCTTGTACGACAGCCTGCAGCAACGCCTGGCCACTAAGCAGGTACCCGTGGTGAAAGAACTGCCCTTTGCCACGCTCTATGAACGCCGCAAAAAAGAAGCAGATTCCCTCGCCCGGGAAGCACAGAAAATGGAGTCGAAGTACTGGGCCTTGCAGGATAAATACGGCCAGCGTAAAACCAATTTGCTGGAAGTATTATCGCATAGCCGCAACAATAAGGAACTCACGGATCGCTTAGGGGATATGGGTTTGCCGGATAGCATCCTGCCCAAAGGGTATCGTACTTTACTGGCGGTGCGCTCATTTGGCATTGGCCGTACGCTGGTGAACTATTCAGAACTCACAGCCAAAGATATCAGCATCACCGGCGTACAGGTAGAATATAATCCCTCTTATTATGTTGCCTTCGCCACCGGGGCGGTGGATTATCGTTTCCGGAATTTTATTCTCAACGAAAACAGGCCTAAACAATACCTGAACCTGGTACGGGTAGGCGCCGGTATGAAAGAAGGTAACAACGTCATACTGACCTATTACACCGGCCGGAAGCAGGTGTATAATGTGAATACATCCGCTGTACCGGAAGCCGCTGCCAACAACGATAACAACATCATGGGCGTATCGCTGGAAGGACAGTGGAGACTGGGGCGCCATACCTATTTTATTGCGGAAGCGGCCAAATCATCCTTGCCTTATTATGCGCGGAAAGCCAGCGGAGAAAAGGTGTTGAGCAGCGTATTTAATTTCGGCAGCCGCTCCAACGAAGCCTATTCCGTGAAGTTAAATACCATGGTAACGCGTACGGCTACACGTATCAGTGGTATGTTTAAGCTGATGGGCCGCGACTTTCAATCCTTCAGCCTATACACCACCGGATCGGATCAGACGGCGTGGCATATCCGGGTAGACCAGCCGTTTTTCCGGAAGCAGCTGCTGCTCACCGGCGCCGTGCGGAAAAATGACTATGTCACCCACCTGGAGCCAGCCAGCTTCCGCAGTAATACCATCTTTAAAAGTATACAGGCGACTATGCGCATTCGCCGCTGGCCGGTATTGACGGTAGGGTATCAGCCTACCGCGCAGCTGATGAAGTTAAGTGAAGACCGCTATATGGAAAGCCTTTTTTATACGCTCACCGGTACGGCCAGCCATTTCTATAAATACCGGCAGACGACCATGAATACGGTGTTGTCGTACTCGCAGTTTTATAACCGTAAAACAGACAGCAACTTCGTCTACTTCAACAGCCGTAACCTGATTGCGAACCATACCGTGTTCCTTTCCCGGTTTACCCTGAATGGGATGCTTTCTGCCGCTGTGAATGAAGAATATGCCTTGTATGGTGTTTCCGGTGATGTGACCTGCCGCCTGAAAAAATGGCTGGAAGTAGGCGGTGGACTCAAGTATAATCAACAAACCGTGTATAACATCCGGCAGCTGGGATATGTGGCCAATGCCCGCGTACAGGTGCCTTACTTTGGAGAAGTGGCCTTGATGGCAGATAAAGGATTTGTGCCCGGAGCCGAAAAAAAACTAGTACCTAATAATACAGGAAGATTAACCTATACCAGGATATTTTAAGATATGAAAAAGATAACAACCCTGTTCATGACCTTGCTGGCCTGCGTGCTGTATCCGGTGATAGCCGGTGCCCAGGTGAGTATGGCCGTACAACTGCCACCCGCCGGCGTTTTACAGAAAGCGCAGTTATGGAATATCATGTTGGTCAATGCGGCCACCCGTAACCTCGACGTACGCATTATGCTGCGTTTAACCGACGCCGTTAGTTCGGAAGCAATACTGACTGCTGTCTCAGGAAGTGTTACCCTGAGCACCGGCGGCCGGCAGCTGCAAGCTAAAGACGTCGCCCCGGTACAATACGAATACCTGTCGCCTGCCGCCGACCGGCGGGAAAATGGTTTATTGTCGCCCGGCAGTTATATCGCCTGCTACAGCGTCGTCATCGATGGAGATAAAACAGACCTGCCAGTCGCCGAAGATTGTATTCCTTTTACCGTAGAACCTGTGAGTCCGCCGTTATTAAACATGCCTTCGGATTCTGCAGTGCTGGAAACCCGGCTACCGCAGTTTACCTGGATACCACCAGCGCCCATCACGCAGTTTGCAGACCTCAACTATGAACTGATCGTAGCGGAAGTAAGAGAAAACCAGTCTGCCACGGAAGCCATTCAGCAGAATATACCGGTATACCGTGCCACCGGCTTGCGTAATATTTTCCTGGCCTATCCTTCTGGTGGTTACGCCCTGGATTCTTCCAAAACCTACGCCTGGATGGTGAATGCCAACAACGGCCGCCAGTTTGCCGCACAAACGGAAGTATGGACGTTTACCCTGAAAAAAAATATTTCCAATACACCGGATGGAAGTCCTTATATCCAGTTGAAACAGGAAGCCGATGGTGTTTTCAGCAACTGCGGTAACATCCTGAAATGTGCCTACAACAATGAAGCCGGGGAAGAAACGGTTAAATACGAAGTGATCAACCTGAGTAGCGGTAACGCCCGTATGTTTACCGGCTCCTTTACCCTGCAGCCTGGCAGCAACCTGCTGGAAGTGCCGCTGGATCACCATCGTGGCCTGAAATCCGATGTGAACTACTGCATCCTGTTACACAATGGAAGAGGAGAAACCTGGCGCCTGAACTTCCGGTACCATCCGGCTGAACAACAATAATATATATCCTATAGCTCATTTATAATTTACTTACATGATACTGGTACCTGTTGCCAAAGGAAAGAAAATGATTGCGTACGTCATGCTGTTGCTGATGTACTTTGAAACGGTGATACCTGCCTATGCCCTGGGAAAACCAGCCCGCATCGGGTATACACCGGTGCCCGATAAGAAGGTAGTTGCTCCTGTAAAGGCAGCAATGCCACCGGTTATACCGCCTGCTGCGCTTCCTGTGGCAGCTACCCTTGCAGATAATGATCCGGGTGGCCCTACACAACCGGAGATGCAGGGATTTCACTCTGTGAATAACGACAATATGGTGGACCTGTTCACCGGTGACTTCGCCTATAGTATTCCATTACTGGATGTAGGCGGTTACCCGCTTACACTGGGGTATAACAGCGGTATTTCCATGGACCAGGAAGCCAGCTGGGTAGGACTTGGCTGGACGCTGAATCCAGGTGCGATTACGCGGAATATGCGTGGGTTACCGGATGATTTCAATGGAACGGATGTGGTGACGAAGGAGTTGTCGATGAAAGATAACCAGACGATTGGCGCTACTACCGGGTTTGACCTGGAGATCCTGGGTACGCCCAAATTACGGGATGGTGGTTTCGGCGCATCTTTGGGAGTGGGAGCGAGTATAGGGGTTTTCAATAACACCTATCGTGGCTGGGGATTGGAAACCGCTATCAATGCAGGAATTAATGTGGGCAGTAAGAGCATGGGTTTTTTTACCAGTGGTTTATCACTGGCTAATAATTCACAGGAAGGCGTGACGTTGTCGCCATCGTTGGGTTATTCTATGCCGCATAAAGAAACAGCAGAAAAAGCAGCTTTGGGAGGTGTTTTTTCTATTTCATCCGGTTATAATACACGGGCGGGTATGAAAGCTTTGCAGTTTAATGCGGGGTTACGGCAATACAATAAGAATGTACAAAATACAACGGGAAAGGAGAGCTCCCTGATGGGAAGGAGTAACAGTTATACTTTTTCATCGGATATCTCCTATGCTTATCCCGGTTATACACCTGCTATTACCATTCCTTATTCAAGTTCGCTGTTAACCGTAAACCTACGGCTGGGATTTGAATACAAGACTGTAAGCCCCAGTTTTATGCTGAGCGGTTATGTTAGCAGGCAGACGATTCTGCCGAAAGATAGCTATGTGAAAATTCCGGCCTACGGTTATCTCAACTTCCAGAACGGAAGTAAGAATTTAAACGGTTTGATGGATTTTAACCGGGAGAAAGATGTGCCTTTCCGGGAGAAACCGGATATGACCAATATTGCGGTACCTGCATATACCTATGATGTGTTTTCTATTTCCGGAGAAGGAAATGGCGGTATGTTCCGGGCTTATAGAAACGATATTGGAAATGTGTTTGACCATGCTGTTACCACAAAAGACAACAGTACGCGTGCCGGGGGCGACCTGGGATATGGCGATGTATTGCATACCGGTGTAGATCTCAACTTTACCCGTTCCTATACAGAATCGGGTATGTGGACAACAGATAATCCATTATCCAGAATCATTGCCTTTCAGCATCCGCAAAAAGATTTTGAAGCCGTATATTTTAAAAACCCAGGAGAGAAGACGGTAGATCCCAAAGCATATTATGATGCGTTGGGAGGAGACGATCTGGTAGCTGCAAAGCTTTTTCAATGGGATCGTAATTCGCCGGTGATTAGCACCACCAATAGGTTGACCCGTTATGTTAACCAGGCGGCAGTGGGCGACGTAGTGTTGAACAGCAGCAATGCAAAGAATACACAACGGAGCAAACGTACGCAGGTGATTAGTTACCTCACAGCCAAAGAAGCCAGTGAGGCGGGGTTATCAAAATATATTGATAGCTACAAATACAACACGTATCGCCTGAATGTATGTGATAAGGAGATACCGGATGAGCTGGAGAATGCGCTACATGGCCTGAACGGGATGTATTATTATGACCGGGAGATGCATAACTATTGGGGTACCCGCGTAGATCCGGAGTTATACTATGAGGATGTAAAAATCTCCCGCAGACACTGGAATCGTTCCTGGCCGGATTCAGAACCCAGAGTGGGGGGGAAATTTTCTGCAAGATGGGAAGGGCGTTTAAGGGCGCCTATCAGTGGCAGATATGACCTGATGATACAGGCTGATGAGGGGGCCAGTTTAGAGCTGAATGGTAGAGAATTAATTACAGGGTATAATAATCCGGAGGGCAATTATGAAGGGTATAGTACTGTTTTCCTGGATGCCGGAAAAATGTACAACGTTCTTGTACATTACCGTAATGATGAGGCTGATTCCCGTATGCATTTGAAGTGGAAGTATGGTAACATGCAGGATTACGCCCCTATTCCCACCACCAATCTGTTTGCTTTACCACGGCCGGATTCCATCCTGATAGATAGTTTTATGACACGCGAACAACGGGTAAACAGTTACCGTAAACCGGATCATATTTCTGAAATCAATGTGTTGAATAATGATGGTCGCCGTTATGTATATGGTATACCGGTATATAACCTGGAGCAAAAAGAGGCCACTTTTTCTGTAGAAAAGAACAGTGCAGATGCCGCTTCAGGGCTGGCAGCCTATACCAGCGGAAAGCATGATCGCATTGGAAAAAATGATGTGGACAATGAAAGGTATTACAGCAGTGAAACCATTCCGGCTTATGCCCATACTTTTCTGCTGACCGGTATTCTTTCACCGGATTATGTGGATGTTAACGGAGATGGTATTACAGATGATGACCCGGGAGATGCCATTCGTTTTAATTATACTAAAGTAGCAGGTATCAATAATCCTTATAAATGGCGGACACCTTATAATGAGAAAGCCAACTATAATGAAGGATTAAAAACAGACTACCGCGATGATAAAGGCAGTTATGTAACCGGGAAAAAAGAATTGTGGTATCTCAACTCGGTAGAATCTAAAAACATGATTGCCGTTTTCAGACTAGGAGACCGGAAAGATTTGTTGCAGATAGATTCCATAGGTGTTAAATCACAGGGCGGCGCCAAAAGGCTGGAGTTGATAGACTTGTATACCAAGGCAGATTTCCTGCAGAAAGGTACCAAGGCTACCCCCATAAAGACGGTGCACTTCGAATACACACATGAATTGTGCATGGGTATCAATGGTAAAATCAGTACGCTTGACAGTGGCAAGCTAACTTTGAAAAGGGTTTGGTTTTCCTATAATGGTAATAACAAAGGCAGAAAGAATGCCTATGTGTTTAACTACAACGCTAAAAACCCGGTGTATCATACGCAGCATTATGACCGGTGGGGTAACTATAAAGATCCGGCGCAAAATCCTAGAGGCGCGGGTACTGCCATTATTAATAATGCGGATTACCCCTATGCCTTACAGGACAGCACAGCGGCTGCTGTTAATGCTGCTGCCTGGACATTGGATTCTATTGTATTGCCTTCCGGTGGCCGCGTGAAAGTGACCTATGAAAGTGATGATTATGCTTATGTGCAAAACAAACGGGCCATGCAGTTTTTCCCCATTGCAGGATTTGCTGCCAAGGTACCTGCATCTAAAGCAGATCTCTCCAGTAATTTGTATATCGATAATCAGGATCACTTGTATGTGGCGATTGATGTACCGGTAGCTGTTAACTCCCGCGAGGAAATTTATACCCGGTACCTGGAAGGTATCACGGGGATTACTTTCCGTTTGAATGTGATGATGCCGAGAGATAAATACGGTGGTGGTGGAGAAGCAGTGCCCTGCTATGCCAAAATAGATGAAGGCGTGGATAATTACGGCGTTTTTAATAATGGTAAAACCATTTGGGTGAAGCTGATGGCGATTGATAAAAATGGTAATCCGGGTGGCAGTTATAGCCCGCTTACAAAGGCAGCCATGCAGTTTTTACGCCTCAACCTTCCTTCAAAGGCCTATCCCGGATCAGATGTGACCGATAGCGTAGACCTGTTAGCAGGGGTGAGTATCCTGATAGGGATGGCGGGCAACATTGTGAATAGCTTACGTTCTTTTGATGCTACCTGCCGGAGTCAGGACTGGGTGCAGAAAGTAGACCTTAACCGCAGCTATATCCGGTTGAATAGTCCTGCGTTTAAAAAGTATGGTGGCGGCTTGCGGGTGAAACGTATTGTTACCTGGGATAACTGGAATAGTATGACTGGCCAGAAAGAAGCCCGGTATGGTCAGGAATATATCTATACAACCACGCGAAAAGTGAATGACCAGGATATTCTTATCAGTAGTGGTGTTGCGAGTTATGAACCTGTATTGGGTGGTGAAGAAAACCCATTCCGGGTACCGGTAGCCTACAGAACGCAGGTAGCTGCCCTGGCGCCTGTAACCATGGGGTATACCGAAGAACCACTGGGAGAAGGTTTCTTCCCGGCGCCATCTGTTGGTTACAGTAAGGTACGCGTGAGGTCCATCAACACCACGAACACCCGTTCTGCTCCCGGATACGATGAAACCTGTTTTTACACAGCCTACGATTTTCCCACTATTACAGAACGGACCATTATAGGCGGAGATACCCATAAACGTTTCAAACCGGGTCTGACCAATTTCCTGCGCATTAATGCCAAACATTTTTTAGCCGTATCACAGGGCTTTAAAATTGAGTTGAATGACATGCACGGTAAATTGAAATCAAAGGCATCCTATGGGGAAGCTAATCCGACAGTATGGATTAATAAAACCGAACATTTTTACCGGGTGGATGATCAGCAGGCCACGTTTAAACATCTTAACAATGATGTATTGACGCTGGATGCCAAAGGACAAGTGAATGAGCAGGCTTCTATTGGCAAGGAAATAGAACTGATGACCGACATGCGGCAGCAACGTTCCCTTACCAATGGATTAAACCTCAGTATAAACTGCGACATATTTACTTTTGCCTGGCCACCTGTGATGGCCATTCCTACCGTCATTCACATGGCGCAGCGGGAGGAAAATATTTTCCGTTCTATTGCTGTCACCAAATTGATTAACCGGCATGGTATATTGGATAGCATCGTGGTGAATGATAAGGGTAGCAGAGTAACTACCCGCAATCTTTTGTATGATGGAGAAACCGGAGAAGTAGTACTGACCAGCACCCAGAATGAATATAACGATCCTATATACAACTTTACCTATCCGGCCGGATGGGTATATGATGGTATGAGCGGCGCCTATAAAAATATCAATGTACTCCTGCAGCATTTGGATATTAAAGGCGGTAAAATCATCAATGGGTTACCAACAGGAGAGGAAAATAAATATTGTTATCCTGGCGACGAAATATTGATTTATAGCCACAACCAGGTAGGAGGGGAGGATTGTAACCAGGAAATTGCCACTTTCGCTTCAGCTGGGAAAATCTGGGCGGTAGACAAAAATGTAATGACTGGTGGCGCACCGGATATCTACTTTATGGATAAGTATGGCGTGCCTTATGGTGGTAATGATGTCACCTTAAAAATCATCCGTTCCGGCAGACGGAACGTATCTGCTTCTGCAGGTGGTGTTACGATGTTGAAGTCCCCTTTACTCAAACAGGCCAATAACAAATACACCTTCGATATCAATAACGGAAATGGTATTATCAGTGCTGCAGCCAACGAGTTTAAACAGCTGTGGCATGTCACCGACAGAAACCGTGCTGTCACATCCCCTGCTTTATTCGGTAATGATGAAGTTGGGCGTTATTTCACGAAAGACTGCGGACCTGGTAACTATAGTACCCTGGTATTATACAGAGTGCCAGCCGGCACATATACCGCACCTACCCGCGATGGGGCCAACAGAAAAGCAGAGGCAGATATGGCACAAAACGGACCAAAGCTTGCGCGGGACAGTGCCGTATGCTACTATGGTAATACGCGGCAGGCAAAGACGTTTAAACGGAACGATTGTCCGGAAGGAACCTATGTGGACTACATAGTAGAAGCCAATAAACATTATGCT
Coding sequences within:
- a CDS encoding TrmH family RNA methyltransferase, producing the protein MTPERRERLLSVLHKRQGDLTVVLENVMDPHNISAVMRTCDAVGIQEIYVLNTIIPRHSKWGAKSSSSAAKWLTIHQFTDLATCVDALRSKYDKILTTHLATDAVSLYDIDFTGSIALVFGNEHGGVSEELRDRADGNFIIPQVGIIKSLNISVACAVSIYEAMRQKTVAGHYAQPALPPSQMNSLLDEWGLQDEE
- a CDS encoding DUF5977 domain-containing protein encodes the protein MILVPVAKGKKMIAYVMLLLMYFETVIPAYALGKPARIGYTPVPDKKVVAPVKAAMPPVIPPAALPVAATLADNDPGGPTQPEMQGFHSVNNDNMVDLFTGDFAYSIPLLDVGGYPLTLGYNSGISMDQEASWVGLGWTLNPGAITRNMRGLPDDFNGTDVVTKELSMKDNQTIGATTGFDLEILGTPKLRDGGFGASLGVGASIGVFNNTYRGWGLETAINAGINVGSKSMGFFTSGLSLANNSQEGVTLSPSLGYSMPHKETAEKAALGGVFSISSGYNTRAGMKALQFNAGLRQYNKNVQNTTGKESSLMGRSNSYTFSSDISYAYPGYTPAITIPYSSSLLTVNLRLGFEYKTVSPSFMLSGYVSRQTILPKDSYVKIPAYGYLNFQNGSKNLNGLMDFNREKDVPFREKPDMTNIAVPAYTYDVFSISGEGNGGMFRAYRNDIGNVFDHAVTTKDNSTRAGGDLGYGDVLHTGVDLNFTRSYTESGMWTTDNPLSRIIAFQHPQKDFEAVYFKNPGEKTVDPKAYYDALGGDDLVAAKLFQWDRNSPVISTTNRLTRYVNQAAVGDVVLNSSNAKNTQRSKRTQVISYLTAKEASEAGLSKYIDSYKYNTYRLNVCDKEIPDELENALHGLNGMYYYDREMHNYWGTRVDPELYYEDVKISRRHWNRSWPDSEPRVGGKFSARWEGRLRAPISGRYDLMIQADEGASLELNGRELITGYNNPEGNYEGYSTVFLDAGKMYNVLVHYRNDEADSRMHLKWKYGNMQDYAPIPTTNLFALPRPDSILIDSFMTREQRVNSYRKPDHISEINVLNNDGRRYVYGIPVYNLEQKEATFSVEKNSADAASGLAAYTSGKHDRIGKNDVDNERYYSSETIPAYAHTFLLTGILSPDYVDVNGDGITDDDPGDAIRFNYTKVAGINNPYKWRTPYNEKANYNEGLKTDYRDDKGSYVTGKKELWYLNSVESKNMIAVFRLGDRKDLLQIDSIGVKSQGGAKRLELIDLYTKADFLQKGTKATPIKTVHFEYTHELCMGINGKISTLDSGKLTLKRVWFSYNGNNKGRKNAYVFNYNAKNPVYHTQHYDRWGNYKDPAQNPRGAGTAIINNADYPYALQDSTAAAVNAAAWTLDSIVLPSGGRVKVTYESDDYAYVQNKRAMQFFPIAGFAAKVPASKADLSSNLYIDNQDHLYVAIDVPVAVNSREEIYTRYLEGITGITFRLNVMMPRDKYGGGGEAVPCYAKIDEGVDNYGVFNNGKTIWVKLMAIDKNGNPGGSYSPLTKAAMQFLRLNLPSKAYPGSDVTDSVDLLAGVSILIGMAGNIVNSLRSFDATCRSQDWVQKVDLNRSYIRLNSPAFKKYGGGLRVKRIVTWDNWNSMTGQKEARYGQEYIYTTTRKVNDQDILISSGVASYEPVLGGEENPFRVPVAYRTQVAALAPVTMGYTEEPLGEGFFPAPSVGYSKVRVRSINTTNTRSAPGYDETCFYTAYDFPTITERTIIGGDTHKRFKPGLTNFLRINAKHFLAVSQGFKIELNDMHGKLKSKASYGEANPTVWINKTEHFYRVDDQQATFKHLNNDVLTLDAKGQVNEQASIGKEIELMTDMRQQRSLTNGLNLSINCDIFTFAWPPVMAIPTVIHMAQREENIFRSIAVTKLINRHGILDSIVVNDKGSRVTTRNLLYDGETGEVVLTSTQNEYNDPIYNFTYPAGWVYDGMSGAYKNINVLLQHLDIKGGKIINGLPTGEENKYCYPGDEILIYSHNQVGGEDCNQEIATFASAGKIWAVDKNVMTGGAPDIYFMDKYGVPYGGNDVTLKIIRSGRRNVSASAGGVTMLKSPLLKQANNKYTFDINNGNGIISAAANEFKQLWHVTDRNRAVTSPALFGNDEVGRYFTKDCGPGNYSTLVLYRVPAGTYTAPTRDGANRKAEADMAQNGPKLARDSAVCYYGNTRQAKTFKRNDCPEGTYVDYIVEANKHYATSVAAANALALREIDSLGQKNANEKGNCGYLYAKVTVLHTTTKNDYTPSDIINTRFGNVVVSFYKDEACTLPFNVTNQKFLLVDSIYTRSVMEGNESTSGSLQTVKEYSCTGTSIMVLENVEVEYERRYREWDSHGNEVPQRSYNIDRHRYYLRPSNDFIIK